cttcttcttcttcttcttaagtattttttagttatttactcacttatttattcacttatttacttcaattttttgttgtatgaaaaaatattttttttgaaaaattacataaaaataaacaacactaaagttatttttttttaaaatttaacttgaacaaatatattcgatttgattcgattcaaatttcatctcactcgactcgattcgagaaaacttcaaattaagttagatgataaaataagattcgaaaattcgattaactcgaaaatttccgattcgatcgaatgctcacccctaattggAAGTGTGAATCCAGTGCAGAATCGTAAATAATAGCTTGATGGTGAAGAGAAAATCAGATCACGTGTTAGATAGAATTATAGCAGCTCTTTTCAAACCCAATAAGATGGTGTGATTATTGAACAAAAAATGAGCACTTTCAGCTTGGGAAATTTAAGAAGTTGGTTTGATTCTGAGTAAACAAACAGCATATAAGTACCAACCTTGAAAGACTTAGCAATGTGATATGGACCAAGTAACAACATATCAGTATCAACCTTGGTTTGATTTTGAGGGTCTTTGATCACATCCTAAGATAAAAGAATAACATGaacaaaataataagaaaatgaaagaatacCTACGTCTGGCAGTGGCAAGGCTTGAGCAAGCAGAGCTCTTTTCTTCAGCTGGTCTCCTTCACATGATAATATTTCAGAATACTGATTGAGAAGAGCCAAACTCTTCTGCTCGTCAGCCAATATGTACCAAAGATGGGTTTCTCTTAAACATCAAATAAAGAATAAATGAACAGACAAGGTTCAGAAATTTATCACGAATGTAAGAGCTTGCAACATCAACAAGCATTCATGGACTATCACCcgaaaaaaacaaaaaggagaaaatttgcaAGGTACCCATTTTAGTTAAGTGCATAATAACATAAATTCTAAATGAAAAGCAACGAATTAGCATaaacaaagaaagaaatcatTACGTTGGAGAAGGAAGCTGCAGGGGAACCAAACGGGGGAAAGCAGTAGGAACATCCCTCTGGGCGCATCGTATGTATGTGTCTTTGCATGGAAATAAACACGAATTCCTAAGACGCATAATGAATTCTTTTACCCCTTCAACTTTgaggaaaaaaaatcattttaatccattatttaatttttaatcttttttaactttataattttttatcaaatcattttaaaataataaaaatttaatgttttttaacttTGTTTACATGACATAAACCTAGATTGTTATATGAATGATATGtcaatatttatttacttttttaaaattttaaaaatattttttataattattatacttttttaaataattttaatgatttttaactttttttgaatttttaaatttaaaaagaccTAATTAAATGCTAATGTGTCATCTAATGACAATCCACTTATATGTCAGTCaatctaatttaaaaatattaaatgttcaTCCATTGTGGGATAATTTAATAGAAAACAcaagtttaaaggttaaaaaaatgaaaaattaaatgctgAAGGACCGAATACATAGTTACACCTTTTGAGAAATACATTGGGTTTTGCAATGGAATAGAATGACGTTATGGTTAACGCAGTGCAGGTTGGCTGGATCAGCTTCGCTCtgtcctcttatgggggattacgGTTGTTTATGTTTTAAGACTCAACTCGAGGATGAAGAATCAGAAATAAATCAGAATGAGGCAAGGAATGTTAAGTCAGCGTGAAGCATTGAAAAGTAAAAGAATCTCCATTCAAAATCACATACAAGACACACACATGACCTCATACACCGATATTTCAAAGGACCAAAAACAAACCAACCAAAACCAAACCAAACACAACATACCGACTTCTACCAGTTGGCATTTCCCCCTCCCCATCTGACTACAACATTAGCATTACCTCCAAGCTTCAAAAAGCTCGGTTCTCGTATTTATCAGCCCCACAATCCTCGTTCCCTTGTTCTTCTGAACAGCTCCTGTTCCATTACCAACTGCCTGTTCGTTTGCCTTCTTTGCTCCCATCCTTAAACCTGAAGCACCTGATTGATCACTTCTGCTCTTTCCACATGTACTTCGCAGGCTGCCATTTGCTAAACAGTTCATTTGAGATACTAAAGTACAAGGACAGTTATTGGCTAGAGATCGGTTTCCAGCACAAATGTTCTCGATTGAAGTTAGGAAACTTTGAGGGCCAGTTTCAGTTGTCAAATTCTCTTCAGCAGAGTGGGTAGGGCTCTCTAAGGCAGGTTCTTGAGCAACAAAAGCTTTCTCTCCTTTGCTTTCGTTTTTAACCTCTTCACTGGCATCTTTGAGTAGTTGTGAAGAGCTTTGCTGTCCATTCTTATCAGACGGCTCTAAGCGAGAGACAGGAGCAGAGTCTACCATAGAATCTTCTCTTCCTTTAAGTGTTCTAATAATAAGGGTCTTCAGAAAATTCATCACCTGGACTGCATACATCAATGCAGTTAAAGGATCGGACATCTGCGATAAACAGTAGTGGAGTTAATTAAACTATGAGTGGACCAGATAGCAAGAACAAACCTAAATGACATTGTCTATTGCCATACACGATCCTAAATTAAGACTGATGGAATATAATCACTATTAAAAATACATGTCACACTTATAAGGAAGAAGACCTTTACTATGCTTCGAGGAGATGTTGCTTTAACTCTTCATTTTTTCTAAAGTACTCATGTCCAATCACATATCCAAACATGGGGTATTGAGGTTCAATCCTCCAAAATATGGAAAAACTTGGAAAAGGATTTATCCTACCTGTATCAGATACAACTTGTATCTAACACTCAACTGGAGTATCAAGTAGCATAGCTTTAAGGTGCCCTAGAAAGGCCTTCTGGAAAGTGGAATGAACTCTCTCTCTTGAAATAGATCATATTTTTTAACCGAAAATCTTTTCTAAGGTCCTCTACTTTCactatgttttcaaaaaaataaaatgcttTGAGTTTGAGTACAAGAGTATAAGGGATGCATCCATGCGACTAGTGTCAAAATGACATATGCTTAAAACGGTTAGCACCTTTATGGCCAGGGCTACGGAAAAAATGTTGTAGAACAATTCAAAAAAGTTTTATTACCATGCCAAATAGGTTCAAATCTCAATAACCAACAATTGTGCACTAAGTCTGGCATGTGTATTTAGACTAAAACTACAAAAAGATAATTACTCACTTGTGTCATGTTTGGAGCAAACACCATGGCAACATTGCGTGCATTCATCTTGTTCAAATGTTCCACTTGTACAACATCAGCCATTAAGTTTATTGCCCAATCCAGTAGAGCAGCTTCAGTTGGAGGAAGGAGCCGTACAAGCCGAGCACACTCTTCTTCTGACTCGGCTTGCATTACTTGCTCTGGAGGAAGCGAATCCAGAACACCACTAGGAAGTTCCCTAAACCAAGCCTGCAGAGTCATAAAAACGACAACCGAATTGAATGATCCGTACAACTTGGGCAGTTCTCAACATTATTTGCAGATATCTTGATAACATATTGAGCCTCGGAACCAGTTCTTTAAAAAGTTCAGCTCTCCtcaatattttaattacttatataaaAGAAGCGTGATAAAATATAAGACAACTATGAACCCAACATACATACAAGAAACATGTTCATAATACTCAGTACAGCCAAAGCTATTAAAGAGCAAAGAAAATACCTTTATAAGACCAGCCAAGCAATGTACATCTATCCCATCTGGTATAACTCCCCTATTTAGTTGTTCCCTGACATACTCCTCCTGGCTGTTCTCTGCATTAATTCTGAAAATTCCTTCTGCCTaaagaaaatataagaaattaattacTAAACTGGATACTTAAGCAATTATATAGCCATAAATCACAGATAGTAATATACCTGGAGGCCTCCCCAGGCGTATAAATGACTTTGCATCAGGAGTAGTATTGTTGGAACACTGTTCCCTCTAGAGTCCAGTGAGAGCTGCATAGATTCTGTCGAAACCCCAAATACACTCGCACTGCACAAGAATGATATCTTAGCCAATGAAATAAAATTAGCAGAAAGACTTGGACAACAGTTATCACAGAGCAAGGTATCTTATCATCATCTCTTTTTCCATACATTCACTTACATCAATGGTATGTATTCAACTACAAAATTGAAAATAGTGAATCATAGAACAGATATAATTTCAGTAAGATTTACCCATCAAAACAAAATTAGCAAAGAGTAGAAACCAACAGCAAGGCAAAAGGAGTGCAATGAAGAGAAAGTCCCCCACTTTCGGGGAACAAATTTGCATCCACAAATGGAAGCAAACTGGGGAGAACCCAGTGGTGACCTTCATTACTATGGAATTCTATATATGAATCAAGGCCTCTTAACACAGAGAAATTAGTCATCATTTGAAGTTCCTAAAATGGATGGCCTTTTACAACTGTATTTTCATATTTAGGTAAGAAAGGGGAAAATACTAAACCTTTTCCTCGTATTCCTTTCatagaaaggacaaataaaagtTCAGAAGACCGAGTTATACGAATGAGAATTGAAGAATTCAGGAGAAAGGGGGAAAACCAAGTGAGCAAAATGAAATTGACAAAAGAATCTCAAGAAAACATCTACAGTAACCAAAATAACCAAACCCCAGAAAATTTATTCGACAAAACCATATGAGAATTTCAATTATAAGTTTGAAGAGAAAAAAGAATGTGCATTGATAAACTTGCCTGGCACTTGGAGCTCTCCTGGGGACCTCAGGCTCAAATTCAACCGGCAAACCAAGAAATCCATGGAACCTATCAAAAGTCACATGAGCAACATGTCTAACATTGGTAGGCAACCCAATTTCCATTGAACAAAGCTCTTTACTTCCAGAAAGGCTACACCCAATCAAAGACTTCCTAAAAGCAGCCACCAAAAGCGTCAATAAAGACAGCTGATCCCCTTCCCCTTCTCTATCCCTTTCTTTCCTCTCTTCCTCTTCTTGCCTATCCTCTTCTTCTTGGTCACTCTCTTGGGTTATTATATCCTCCACAGTGCTTACGTTAGAGTTAGTAAGGGCGTGTGGAGTGGAGGTGGAGCTTGAAAATGAAGGGAAATGAGATGGGGATGATTGGAGTACTTCAGTCATAATGTTTTTCCTTTATTGGGGTCAACGATTTAGAGCCAAGAAACAATTTTTCTTTATGGAAAAATGGGTTTCTTTGGAAGGACTTAATGGAACAATGGGATGTAAAGATTTGATGTCTACGTAGAGTTGGATTGAAGGAAAGATTTTGGATGGTAGGAAGCAACTatcatcacttttctcttctattctATATAATTTTCTTGGCTGGCTTTGGCTTTGAGGACTGAAGAAGCAAAGTGTAAAGATTGAAAATTTAGGGAAAGGGAGAGAAGTGGTGGTGGGTGGTGGAGATGAAGAGATTGAAGGAAAATACCAGCATCATTCACCCCCCTAAAGCTACATTCTATGAGCAAATGGGGGAATTGAGGGACTGCTTCTCTACAGTGATTTATCTAATGTTTGTTCCAGAGCCAATGAAATGTTGCCATCTACGCATTTAATAATGGAATTCCTTTTAGCAGCTTGACACATGGTTATGTTGGGATTAAccatatgatatgatatgatatgataatgACTTGCACACTCTAGTTTCAAGTCCTTCAATTtcatagtttttttctttttcttacgaGAAAATTCTTGTTGAGATGTGGCTATTCCAAAAACATGTCATTACATCTTACATATTATTCGTCGAGTGAGATTACAGATGGGAATATATACAGGTTTCTTTTTCACACTTCTCTATTAAATTTTACACTTAATTTCAGTGTATCATATATGAGATTATATGCAGGATTTTGTTTTGGATCATTATAACACTGTACATTTTAGAAGGTTTGTGATGTAAAAGAGTGTAGTCATTTTCGGGGGCATAATGACATCTAATCCCAACATTAtttacataaaagaaaatttgtcTTTACATAAATCAAACTGGTTCTAAATCCGACAGGTGTAAAACACTTTTGTTATAGTCTTAGTTAAACTGGATCCTGTCAGAATCTTGATCCCACCAGCTTCCTAGCAAAAATCCATGAACCTCAAAACTCAACAAAATTGTCCTCTCACTTTGCTTTTTCGGTTTACCATTCATTTGGCAGAGTAATTATGAAGTTAGTGTTTTAGAattgaaattgattttttatggttCAACTTCATTGATTAATCATTTGTTAGAAGATGATTGCTCTTTAGTGAGCCAAGTTCCCCTAAATGGAGGATAAAAAAGCAAAGGTTTGGTAAGCTTTTTGAAAGAGAAAGTTCCAACTTTAATAGGTTTGCTGTTGATGATAacttaaaaagtatttttgagctttcaagGCAATGTTTTTCAGAATAGAGCATAGAGTATCCCCCAATCTTCCACATGCTTGTAATTAGATtggaaaattatagaaaaatacaaagaaaacaaTAATGATCTCCATTGTCTCACCAAATAACTCTTTGTTTGTCAACTAAATACTCATTATGAATATAATTAAAGAGTTAAGGACCAGGAAACAAAATAAGGAAAAGTGTTGCACAAGTAAATTAATCTGCCAATAGTAATCATAtccttaaaatcttaaaaaatgcCACCAAACATGTGCCACCCACTTTCCACATAAAAATTTGCCAATTGGCAATAACAAGAAAAGATGGATTCCATTTCGGAGCTGTTGTTGCCTGTTGGATGAGCTGTGGATGATATCATTCACAAAAACCCATTTTTCCCCCTTTCTTATCACTGATTTCTAGTTCAAATTCCTCATTTCTTCTGGATAttgggatagataagatgccctAATTTGAACATGCATCCAATACTAACTAACAGCCGAATTTGAGAAACATAGTTGATGAAGCAATGAATGGTTGAAAAGGGTTGCTTCGTTTGCAAGGGAGATGCCTTTACAAAGGGAAAACATAAAGTGAAAGTGAAGGAGCTGCTTCAAGCAAAAAGAGTCTTTAGGCAAAACTGTTGCCCGTTGTACAATGTCCACTGTTTCAAATTTGAATCTAATTTCGCGGCTATACTTCACATCTTTATACTTTGGTTCCGTACAGCCTCTGCTCTTTTGGCCTTTTTATAAGTGATCGTTAACCCCAATGCCATGAATTTTGCAGAATGATGCTTGTTAAAAGTGCCAGCCATGCTACATGCAAAAGTGTAAAAAGATGAGCTTTCTACCCTAAGCTTTCGTTGgattttgtttctttcctttttctctgtTCTTCTTTTTGGAAATACACACACCCAGAATATAAACATAGATCAGCTGGTGTGGGATTCTGATGTCAATGGCCAAGCCAAACACCAACGGCTAAAAACGAATCTGGACAAACTTTTAGAGGTACCCTACAACAGCTTGTAAAAAGTGCATCCTGTAAGAACAAATACCATCTAGCTTACTTCCCAGGAACCAACGGCTGTAATGTAAACTTCCTAGAGTTTTTTATCCGAAGCAAGTAGACTAATCAAGTTTAGTGGATACTCCATAGTTTAACAGTAAAAACAAGCTACTTTTGTTTTTTACCCTGTGTGAATTAAGGTTTGGCCAAACCATGGATGGTTAAAGACTTAAGGACTAATCTAATCCAGAGGGGCAGAAATGAATGCATTGAAGCACAAGAACAATAAAAGCTTTAACATATTCAGCACCAAAGTTTCAATGAGGCCTGAGCACTAAAAATAAGTATTGCAGTAACCATTCTCTACATTCAATTAAATCCGTTTGAAATGCACAAAGGGCAATCCATCGGGTAAAGTTGAGAAACGAAAAGCAGATTCCATGGAGACCCATCTAACTGCCAATAAATTCTCAATTACATAAAACTTCCCAATCCCAAACTAGCAGTGATGCCATTGAAACAACAAAGCCAAGAGATACATCAAAGTGATAAATCAATAGAAAAACCAGAATCACTGCATTCTGCCAACAGGTTCAAGGGCTTCAACAGTAACAACGCAATTTCCTCTGATCACCTGCAGCGTATCAATACCAATTACAATGAGGCTAAAAAATTCAATGATATACCCAAAAACATAGCAAGGTACTTTCCCTGCCCCGGGGGAAGAAAAGAAGTATTTCGATGCTCACCACCATGCCTATGTCAGTTTTCTCATTGCCATTCACCTCTACTGTGTTGTCAACCACTAGATTCATAAACTGATCAAACCCGCGAAGCGTACCAACAACCATCCGATTTGCATTCAGCTTGACTGCAGCATTACATACCAACAGAATTCATACAATTAAAATTACAGAGTATGTAGATTAGCATCTGCAATCTCATAAAGCCACATGCAACTTACAAGACTAAATAACAGAAGCAACAAATTCCTTACACATTAAGGCACCGGCGTATTAGCAAATACCATAAGAACGCAAACCTAAATCTAAGATTGACTGTAGCTCATAAGTAGCTCAATATTCAAAATATGCAAAGTAATAATCATTACTATCCAcgagaatatataaaaaaatcgaaCATCATACACGAAagaataaaaactatttttttaaccTTAAAAGTCATACCAAAGAGAAAACACATATTAGGTGCAGACAATAAACAGGGGACATTCGCTTTACTACTATGCAAAGAACAACGAAAGAATACTTACTCTGGAGTTTCTTGTCCATGTACCTGTTACATGAAAACAGCATCAATAAAAGAACTAAGAAATAAGTAaggggaaaagaaagaaagaacaaaaaaacaatttttcaaaagaaaaaaaaaagtattgaaATGTGTGGGAAGAAAAGGAACTTGCTTTTTGAGATCTGGAGGCTGGCCTGATCTGCTCATAGTGACGGGAGGTTGGTCTACAGCGGAGCGGTAGAGCGAAATAGAGGGGAATAGGGTTTAGGGGAGGAAGAAAGCTGTGATTCCTAGACTAAAAATGAAAGCCTCTGAGATTGTAGAGGGCCTGATGTTGATCAAGAGGCGGCCCACGGTTGAAaatttcaaatgagattaaaaaataatattagataattaaaaattaatgacaACTGGGGTGGTGTGAGGATCGAACTCGTGAACTTTCGCATCCGaagcgagaatcataccactagacgAAGCATCCTCAAAGCCTTGGGCTTGCactataatatttataatttttttttatagataaattATCAACTTGGTACCTCTActgttttttattaatttggcccttatactttaattttgttgtCAGTTTGGTCCCTGCACTTTCATTCCAATCATCCCCTTACCCCCAAtccaaattttcattaaaaaaattatatcaacaaACAACACACTGCCACGtgtcaagaaaaaaaaacacttaaaaatgtttaaagaatattaaaaaaaacatttaaaagccaACCGCCCaccaaaaattaaactaaaaaattaaaatttcctaatttatttttgaaatttataaaaaataagattataagtatgcaaaaataaaaataattaaaaaatcataaattttaataacatttttatttggaattttaaattttttttgaaaatttaagattattatgaatttttttagaattttatggtattttttactttaaaaaactcaaaatttcttttaaaatgtcaaaaattcaTAAAATGCAAAACAtaatccaaaaacaaaaaaaaaaaacaaaaacaaaaaatgacatgaaaattttcatgaaaattctaaaattttataaaaacctAAAATTCCAAACAAAggggtatttaaaattttatggattttttaaattttgtttgatgctttgaatacttcaaaaaaaatccaaaaaaaatttaaaacttgataaattataaaaaaaaaatcaataataatatatttttgaaaattattttaaaaattcataaattttaataaatacgTTGTTTGGAATTTTGAGGTTTTTAGTTAgaaaaccataaaattttaaaaatatcattataatcttaaaatttattttaaaaaacccgCAAATTCCAAATAAattcttttacaaaattttatgaaaatttttaaatttgtaatgttTTGCATATCttataatcttaaaaaaaattacatttttcaataataaattatgtttttttaggttttttataattttctggGTTTAAATATTTGTTGGGTTTTTTATtcgttatagttttttttttgtttttttatttttattttttcatttttatattttttaacattttttagtgattttctttctttttcttaacaCCTGGCTACATGTTATTAgttggtttattattttttaatggaaATTTGGGTTGGGGTAATGGGATTAACGGAATAAAAAATATAGGGGCCAaactcataataaaaataaaagataagagccaaatagataaaaaaataatataagtaccaaagtgataattTAGCTATAGTACAAGAGCAAATAGTGATAATAAGCCTAATATTTTTGGGGCTTCAAATATTCTATAGGTCCTGttactaaaaattatattacttaattattaataaataattataattactcaaatatatatatagaataattaTGCTTATTACTAAATTATCTATTTGGACAATTTTGTTTGTATGAAGGCATGGGAATTTCTACAAATATGAGAAGAATTTTATTTGCATGACCTACTTAGAAATACCATGACAAGCTAAAAActcaaaaacaatttttttttctatttttctctattttctaatatttaaatattattctataaaaaattactgCAGTAGACTATTTTCATTAGTGCAAAACGTAAACATTCATTAGGATTCATTCTATACTCAATGTATATTTTTTTCGTAACTCTTTTGCATACCAAAATACAAATTAGGCAAACAAAACcttaaaaaaagtataattatACATCTTAAAATCTTCAATTAATTTCTCATAAGTTAATTTTTATCCACACAAATTATGAACAGATTTTACCTTTAATTAGAATCTTATCACATTgatttcatataatttatttaaaattttcattatttcaattttaaatttatgttttattggaaaaataaaattattaccaaTCCCAACAGGTAGAATTTTATAGTTTGTAGTAAGATTTCTTTTTATGGGATACATCACCAAAATTTGACACCATTTCCGGATATTGGTgtcttaaaattattaatttttcataaagAGCAGCAATGGTGATctaaaaaagaaatttgagaaaGTTGTATCACAATAACTTTGCATTCATCATCCGAAACTAATGGTATCatttgaattaaaatatgaattaattcaTTTATGGCTTACTTTTTTTATgatctagaaaataaaatatctacATAAGTAAATTAAGGAATTTCATATGATACGTTCTACCATGAGACCTCATGAAATACTCAAAGAAAAAAGCAAGTTGGCTAGtctataaaataaaagatttacTATTTTATGTGTCTCCTAAATCTATAATCACATGAATGGATACAGTAAGTTATTACTTTACTTTTATTAAGAAGGATATTTGCAATATCAAGTATAAAGACATTGATACTCTTCCTGACCTTGGGTATGGAGAGATAATCAAACAACAGCTAGTTAATGTCACCATAGAATTGTTCATTAAATGCTTTTAtgaaaagaaagatgcaattagTTTGAAATGTAATAGTGAACAAAACTTCTTGCAAAGTCAAATAACTTTTTCAATAGGACCTTCTAAGAAAAGTTAAAAAGATAAATGTTGCTTCTCTCAAAAACAGATTTTCTAGTTAGTCTTGTTGCAAAAGTTTGTAATATTCATACTAATATTGGTGACCCAATTAATATGTATCCTACATCCCAATAATATCATTATTGTACCATAATCATTTTAAGTTAAATGTTTGATCCAATTTCACTCCTTACCAGAGTTAAGCCAACCACTTGAGTCGGGGTGGGTAAGCATTGTCTAAATATGCGTCTATCCGTTTTCCCATATGAAATGGTGCACATATTCAACAGCAAGACCCACCATGCCACAATTATctcattcccttattattttccTGCAAATTTGTCAAAACTCATTTGTAACCTTCAAACAAACCGAAACCGTAatcattttcttaaataataaaaaaaaaagttttcatcTGGTGTTGAGTCAACTCTATTTGTCATGTAATGAtgatgattttctacttaaaTGTTGGCCCAACCTTTCTTTTTCTGGCCTGGGGTGCAAAACTCTTCAAACCATGTCTTTCTTTTTCTAGATTAAGCCATGCCTATTGCCATTTGTCAACTCTTAGCCCTTCCCAAACTTCTCCTCTCCGGTCTCACTCCAGTCCTTCTTGTCTCTCATGGAATTAttaataataagattattatttgcTTATTGCTCCTTACACGTTTTGGATGTAGAAGTTCGGCTTTATAGAAATGAAAATAATAGACTTATTTGactatgatttttattattaattagctTAATTCCCACTTCATGGAACCCCATCCACCAACTTTTCTACTTGccaatataaaattcatttgtttaattttttcgTCTTTTATACTTTTTTGCAAAGAATATCACAACCTAATAGAAACTTAATAGAGATTAACTTAAATCCAAACTAACTTAAACATGATCATATGAATTAACTCTGTTTTCTTTACACTTTTCAACCAACATTTCAACAAGACAAGTAGAAACTTCATTGAGATTCCCACCTTAAGAAAAGGATGTGAATAAGACAAGAAGTTGTCCatttgtttgctttgaagattatGATATTGTCTGTCTCTTTTTCTCTTTGGTGATAATCAAAGAACCATAAACAATGATTAGTGGTTGGCATTAGATTTCAAATATAGAAATGATTCTTTAGCAGTTGATTTGTGCATTGTAGACCCTTTAAAATGGTTTACATTACCCCTTTGTCACTCTTAAAAGAGATTGAAAACCAATTTGTCTTTTATTGAAAGAGTGTTAGCCACCCAACATTGTTTTACCAACAACACTGGTGCATAATGTCTTAtcaatcaaatttcaaaaaatggGTTGAACCCCAACATCATCATTGGTCTCTAATATTTGTTTGAAGTCTAAAGTTAGATTCTTAGTCCCTATTTAACTGTTGACAAGTCA
This window of the Gossypium hirsutum isolate 1008001.06 chromosome A09, Gossypium_hirsutum_v2.1, whole genome shotgun sequence genome carries:
- the LOC107896345 gene encoding rho GTPase-activating protein 5 produces the protein MTEVLQSSPSHFPSFSSSTSTPHALTNSNVSTVEDIITQESDQEEEDRQEEEERKERDREGEGDQLSLLTLLVAAFRKSLIGCSLSGSKELCSMEIGLPTNVRHVAHVTFDRFHGFLGLPVEFEPEVPRRAPSASASVFGVSTESMQLSLDSRGNSVPTILLLMQSHLYAWGGLQAEGIFRINAENSQEEYVREQLNRGVIPDGIDVHCLAGLIKAWFRELPSGVLDSLPPEQVMQAESEEECARLVRLLPPTEAALLDWAINLMADVVQVEHLNKMNARNVAMVFAPNMTQMSDPLTALMYAVQVMNFLKTLIIRTLKGREDSMVDSAPVSRLEPSDKNGQQSSSQLLKDASEEVKNESKGEKAFVAQEPALESPTHSAEENLTTETGPQSFLTSIENICAGNRSLANNCPCTLVSQMNCLANGSLRSTCGKSRSDQSGASGLRMGAKKANEQAVGNGTGAVQKNKGTRIVGLINTRTELFEAWR
- the LOC107896350 gene encoding probable small nuclear ribonucleoprotein G, with the protein product MSRSGQPPDLKKYMDKKLQIKLNANRMVVGTLRGFDQFMNLVVDNTVEVNGNEKTDIGMVVIRGNCVVTVEALEPVGRMQ